One Tumebacillus sp. BK434 genomic window carries:
- the lpdA gene encoding dihydrolipoyl dehydrogenase: MSEQYDVVVLGGGTGGYVAAIRAAQLGLKVAVVEKEKVGGTCLHRGCIPSKALLKSADMMATVQKSKEFGVAVEGSVSLDFGNVMARKEKIINNLHKGVQSLLKKNNVEVIEGLGRVMGPSIFSPTAGAVSVERANGEAEIIAPRNVVIATGSRPKSLPGLEIDGKYVITSDEALEMEELPKSVIIVGAGVIGCEWASMLSDFGVEVTMIEYAPRILPLEDADVSAELAKLFGRRKTKIKIHTSTGVKADSVKIEGEQVSISAAVHVGTDKEEIQTFTADKILVSVGRASNVDNIGLEATEIVVDRGTIQVDEHYRTKEKNIFAIGDVINTPQLAHIAAHEGIHAMEVIAGEHPHPIDYKMIPRCTYTRPEIASLGYTEAELREEGREIKVGKFPFRGIGKALVNGEFDGFVKMIADAKTNDLLGVHIIGQNATDMISEASLAQFLDATPWEIGAAIHPHPTLSEAIGEAALAVDGKAIHF, from the coding sequence ATGTCTGAACAATACGATGTTGTGGTCCTGGGCGGGGGCACGGGCGGCTATGTAGCCGCCATTCGTGCTGCCCAGCTCGGACTGAAAGTGGCAGTGGTCGAAAAGGAAAAGGTGGGTGGCACCTGCCTGCACCGCGGCTGCATCCCGTCCAAGGCGCTGCTCAAGAGCGCTGACATGATGGCGACTGTGCAAAAGTCGAAAGAGTTTGGCGTTGCCGTCGAGGGCTCCGTGTCGCTCGACTTCGGCAATGTCATGGCCCGCAAAGAAAAGATCATCAACAACCTGCACAAAGGCGTGCAGAGCCTGCTCAAGAAAAACAACGTGGAAGTCATCGAAGGCCTCGGCCGCGTGATGGGCCCGTCGATCTTCTCGCCGACCGCAGGCGCCGTCTCCGTCGAGCGCGCGAACGGCGAAGCGGAGATCATCGCACCGCGCAACGTTGTGATCGCGACCGGCTCCCGTCCGAAGTCGCTGCCGGGTCTGGAGATCGACGGCAAATACGTCATCACCTCCGACGAAGCTTTGGAGATGGAAGAGCTTCCGAAATCGGTGATCATCGTCGGGGCTGGCGTCATCGGCTGCGAGTGGGCGTCGATGCTGTCCGACTTCGGCGTGGAAGTGACGATGATCGAGTACGCGCCGCGCATCCTGCCGCTCGAAGATGCGGACGTGTCGGCGGAGCTGGCCAAGCTGTTCGGCCGCCGCAAGACGAAGATCAAGATCCACACCTCGACCGGCGTGAAAGCGGACAGCGTGAAGATCGAAGGGGAACAGGTCTCGATCTCGGCTGCCGTCCATGTCGGCACCGACAAAGAAGAGATCCAGACTTTCACCGCCGACAAGATTCTCGTCTCGGTTGGCCGCGCGTCCAACGTTGACAACATCGGCCTGGAAGCGACGGAGATCGTCGTCGACCGCGGAACGATCCAAGTCGACGAGCACTACCGCACGAAAGAAAAGAACATCTTTGCGATCGGCGACGTGATCAACACGCCGCAATTGGCGCATATCGCCGCCCACGAAGGCATTCATGCGATGGAAGTGATCGCAGGCGAGCATCCGCATCCGATCGACTACAAGATGATCCCGCGCTGTACATATACCCGTCCGGAGATCGCTTCGCTTGGCTACACGGAAGCGGAACTGCGCGAAGAAGGCCGCGAGATCAAAGTCGGCAAATTCCCGTTCCGCGGCATCGGCAAAGCGCTGGTCAACGGCGAATTTGACGGTTTTGTCAAAATGATCGCAGATGCGAAGACGAACGACCTGCTCGGCGTACATATCATCGGCCAAAATGCGACCGACATGATTTCCGAAGCGAGCCTGGCGCAGTTCCTCGACGCGACTCCGTGGGAGATCGGCGCCGCGATTCACCCGCACCCGACCCTGTCGGAAGCGATCGGTGAAGCAGCGCTCGCCGTCGACGGCAAAGCGATTCATTTCTAG
- a CDS encoding thiamine pyrophosphate-dependent dehydrogenase E1 component subunit alpha has translation MSSMSKYDYKELGLSEEQVLELYYYMLLARKLDERFWLLNRAGKIPFVISCQGQEAAQVGAAYALDKETDYLAPYYRDLGCVLVFGQTPTEVMMSAFAKPGDVNSRGRQMPGHFGGRKYRTLSGSSPVTTQFPHAVGAALAAKMRGEKSVAYTSTGEGSSNQGDFHEACNFAAVHKLPCIFYIENNGYAISVPLSKQLGNHNTADRAIGYGMPGFQIDGNDVLEVYKYCKEAAERGRNGEGPTMIEARTYRLVPHSSDDDDRAYRSREEVEAAKKQDPLITFAQYLRDKGVLTEEKEKEMNDRVMREVNEGTEAAEKEPFFAPEDALTHVYEEQ, from the coding sequence TTGTCCTCGATGTCCAAGTACGATTACAAAGAACTGGGCTTGTCTGAAGAGCAGGTCCTTGAGCTGTACTATTACATGCTGCTCGCCAGAAAGCTTGACGAGCGCTTCTGGCTGCTGAACCGCGCCGGCAAGATCCCGTTTGTTATCTCCTGCCAGGGCCAGGAAGCAGCGCAAGTCGGCGCTGCGTACGCCCTCGACAAAGAGACCGACTATCTGGCTCCGTACTACCGCGACCTCGGCTGCGTGCTCGTGTTTGGGCAAACGCCGACCGAAGTCATGATGTCGGCGTTCGCGAAGCCGGGGGATGTCAACTCCCGCGGCCGTCAAATGCCGGGCCACTTCGGCGGTCGCAAGTACCGCACCCTCTCCGGCTCCTCCCCGGTCACCACGCAGTTCCCGCACGCAGTCGGCGCTGCTCTGGCCGCGAAGATGCGCGGTGAGAAGAGCGTCGCTTACACCTCGACCGGTGAAGGCTCCTCCAACCAAGGCGATTTCCATGAAGCGTGCAACTTTGCAGCTGTGCACAAGCTGCCGTGCATCTTCTACATCGAGAACAACGGCTATGCGATCTCCGTTCCGCTCTCCAAGCAGCTCGGCAACCACAACACGGCAGACCGCGCGATCGGCTACGGCATGCCGGGCTTCCAGATCGACGGCAACGACGTGCTGGAAGTGTACAAATACTGCAAAGAAGCTGCTGAGCGCGGCCGCAACGGCGAAGGACCGACGATGATCGAAGCGCGCACCTACCGTCTCGTGCCGCACTCCTCGGACGACGATGACAGAGCATACAGAAGCCGTGAAGAAGTGGAAGCAGCGAAGAAGCAAGACCCGCTGATCACGTTTGCGCAATATCTCCGCGACAAGGGCGTTCTGACCGAAGAGAAAGAAAAAGAGATGAACGACCGCGTAATGCGTGAAGTCAACGAAGGCACCGAAGCGGCAGAAAAAGAGCCGTTCTTTGCGCCGGAAGACGCGCTTACGCACGTCTACGAAGAACAATAG